A single genomic interval of Corallococcus macrosporus harbors:
- a CDS encoding DNA repair ATPase, which produces MATDSSKTPGTQVPGGEATLEGGSYEVIRARLHSQADALATQANDLNARRKALFGGTELTVIGNERVRTENNCVPRDIVSVGKYLLFGYNVFIGLKKETNVSDVFSLHRFEKTAEGFDLSAVPPTEAGGFLADPRFVKDFGELYKYYKDAKLLQLRRRDSRLLAVFQTGQSARDLKVFRFSVDVEGRATYVDNQGERDHVYPPSHDFEWTVATREQYVLGQHPHVNVLDQVFVETVKGDLTVKVENNTATGRGIYSEPVDDPDQSLDDAEFAWTQVGGLILLRILPFREKAYRYLVFNSRTQHVVRIDAIGQSCVRLPEDQGIVFPGGYYLQTGDFKVFDGAAEGMEFHQAVRSPNGEDVLYVFHRRDEGSYVLFPYNLVRKEVQTPLLSNGMSLFADGGLVVFRATSQEPTRVHPMQVWQTPFVSDEHAAKLPPAPGYLGKVGNAELVRGISDALTLPRVAKTDKPTRRTYEDLVNAATRALDAYYWLSHAEVGLQEPIEQLRRTSELIIDEFEKVLALRKRAEESLAQATQAQETLLLNAQPEGLTDAEGFMRALADLRRHRGHLITLKDVRYMDLGRVDALEQAVVAASDAVSTACVDFLQKGEALQPLASRLDGLMERLEPLATTAELAPLAEDVERTGQGLEVLGEVVGGLQVGDPLARARILEGISELFSRLNRVRAGLQAKRKELSGKEKRAEFGAQFKLLGQSIENALSQADSPEKCDEALSKLTVLLEELEGRFGEFDEFLGQITQKREELLEAFGARKQALVDERQRRASGLFGAAERILQGVQRRAKSFKADDELNAYFASDAMILKLRQLAEQLLALQDSVRADEVLSRVKAAKQDALRALRDKQDLFEGGEGLIKLGPYRFHVNTQPLELTLVPRDGALYLQLTGSDYTQKVEDPELLKYRDLWDQHLVSETRDVYRAEYLAAGLLMDAEEGRGGLTPAALYEAGAQGQLLERVRAYAADRFDEGYERGVHDADAAAILEKLLALHQGAGLLRFAPVPRAWAALYWAFDGDDALRGVFHRRARSLARLRQAFDTGAELVALGDELGERVLAFLQGHGLTASAAEGRQAGRYLVEELAVDRPRFTTSREALALKDAFLAHLDRHGSRAAFDDDLRGLEKNLPERLRIARAWVDAFLAKREGGPGEAAHVALETAVVLVTERKLDRETAGAITATEATGLLGSHPRIQDRKLSLRLDEFLARLGEFRQVRVPMYVTYRAYLRDLLDRERRKLRLEELTPKVLTSFVRNRLIDEVYLPLIGANLAKQLGAAGEGKRTDRMGMLLLMSPPGYGKTTLMEYVASRLGLTFVKVNGPALGHSVKSLDPSEAPNATARQEVERINLSFEMGNNVMLYLDDIQHTDPELLQKFISLCDGQRRVEGVWNGQTRTYDLRGKKFCVVMAGNPYTETGERFRIPDMLANRADTYNLGDILDGKEELFALSYLENALTSNPVLAPLATRDPQDVHRLIRMAKGEEVPSGELKHGYAAAELQEIIAVFQRLFRVQQVLLKVNLQYIASAAQDERFRTEPPFKLQGSYRNMGKLAEKVVSAMTDDELERRIDDHYQGESQTLTTAAEQNLLKLQEMRGRLTPEKAKRWEEIKQGFARVKRMGGKEDDPVARVTGQLGAIEEQLGSVRDAVVQAAAQVNAPSDETPVAPHLEALREAVLEVARVGREAAQKPPVQVSVPAPQVVPPALPQAPATDLAPYLKHLAQLLKALTERVAAQAEEAPTLRNAPMPQAPAPDFGPYMAQLSKAITALADRPVSVSLPTPAESLQRAANGPSPAELSRQIELVEGALLPLERAARRNVQGEGEGIKALQVWQGVTEALELLRGMLRR; this is translated from the coding sequence ATGGCAACTGACAGCTCCAAGACCCCGGGTACCCAGGTGCCCGGGGGCGAGGCGACGCTGGAGGGCGGCAGCTACGAGGTCATCCGTGCGCGCCTCCACTCCCAGGCGGACGCGCTGGCGACCCAGGCGAACGACCTCAACGCCCGGCGCAAGGCGCTGTTCGGCGGCACGGAACTCACCGTCATCGGCAACGAGCGGGTGCGCACGGAGAACAACTGCGTCCCCCGCGACATCGTCAGCGTCGGGAAGTACCTCCTCTTCGGCTACAACGTCTTCATCGGCCTGAAGAAGGAGACGAACGTCTCGGACGTCTTCTCGCTGCACCGCTTCGAGAAGACGGCCGAGGGGTTCGACTTGTCCGCCGTGCCTCCCACGGAGGCCGGCGGCTTCCTCGCGGACCCCCGGTTCGTGAAGGACTTCGGCGAGCTGTACAAGTACTACAAGGACGCGAAGCTGCTGCAGCTGCGGCGGCGGGACTCGCGCCTGCTCGCGGTGTTCCAGACGGGCCAGTCCGCGCGCGACCTCAAGGTCTTCCGCTTCAGCGTGGACGTGGAGGGCCGCGCCACCTACGTGGACAACCAGGGTGAGCGCGACCACGTCTACCCGCCGTCGCACGACTTCGAGTGGACGGTGGCCACGCGCGAGCAGTACGTGCTGGGCCAGCACCCGCACGTCAACGTGCTGGATCAGGTCTTCGTGGAGACGGTGAAGGGCGACCTCACCGTCAAGGTGGAGAACAACACCGCCACCGGGCGGGGCATCTACAGCGAGCCGGTGGATGATCCGGATCAGTCGCTGGATGACGCGGAGTTCGCCTGGACGCAGGTGGGCGGGCTCATCCTGCTGCGCATCCTGCCGTTCCGGGAGAAGGCGTACCGCTACCTCGTCTTCAACTCGCGCACCCAGCACGTGGTGCGCATCGACGCCATTGGCCAGTCCTGCGTGCGGCTGCCCGAGGACCAGGGCATCGTCTTCCCGGGCGGCTATTACCTCCAGACGGGCGACTTCAAGGTCTTCGACGGCGCGGCGGAGGGGATGGAGTTCCACCAGGCGGTGCGCTCGCCCAACGGGGAGGACGTGCTCTACGTCTTCCACCGCCGGGACGAGGGCAGCTACGTGCTCTTCCCGTACAACCTGGTGCGCAAGGAGGTGCAGACGCCGCTCTTGTCCAACGGCATGAGCCTCTTCGCGGACGGCGGGCTGGTGGTGTTCCGCGCCACGTCGCAGGAGCCCACGCGCGTGCACCCCATGCAGGTGTGGCAGACGCCGTTCGTCTCCGACGAGCACGCGGCGAAGCTGCCTCCGGCGCCGGGCTACCTGGGCAAGGTGGGCAACGCGGAGCTGGTGCGCGGCATCAGCGACGCCCTCACGCTGCCGCGCGTGGCGAAGACGGACAAGCCCACGCGCCGCACCTACGAGGACCTGGTCAACGCGGCCACGCGCGCGCTGGACGCCTACTACTGGCTGTCCCACGCGGAGGTCGGCCTCCAGGAGCCCATCGAGCAGCTGCGCCGCACCTCCGAGCTCATCATCGACGAGTTCGAGAAGGTCCTCGCGCTGCGCAAGCGCGCGGAGGAGTCGCTCGCGCAGGCCACGCAGGCGCAGGAGACGCTGCTGCTCAACGCGCAGCCGGAGGGCCTCACCGACGCGGAAGGCTTCATGCGCGCGCTGGCGGACCTGCGCCGGCACCGCGGGCACCTGATCACGTTGAAGGACGTGCGCTACATGGACCTGGGGCGCGTGGACGCCCTGGAGCAGGCGGTGGTGGCCGCGTCCGACGCGGTGAGCACCGCGTGCGTGGACTTCCTCCAGAAGGGTGAAGCGCTCCAGCCCCTGGCCTCGCGGCTGGACGGACTGATGGAGCGGCTGGAGCCGCTGGCGACCACCGCGGAGCTGGCCCCGCTGGCCGAGGACGTGGAGCGCACCGGCCAGGGCCTGGAGGTGCTGGGCGAGGTCGTGGGTGGGCTCCAGGTGGGCGACCCGCTGGCGCGCGCCCGCATCCTCGAGGGCATCTCCGAGCTGTTCAGCCGCCTCAACCGCGTGCGCGCGGGGCTCCAGGCGAAGCGCAAGGAGCTGTCCGGCAAGGAGAAGCGCGCGGAGTTCGGCGCGCAGTTCAAGCTGCTGGGCCAGAGCATCGAGAACGCGCTGTCACAGGCGGACTCGCCGGAGAAGTGCGACGAGGCGCTCTCCAAGCTCACCGTGCTGCTGGAGGAGCTGGAGGGCCGCTTCGGCGAGTTCGACGAGTTCCTGGGGCAGATCACCCAGAAGCGCGAGGAGCTGCTGGAGGCCTTCGGCGCGCGCAAGCAGGCGCTGGTGGACGAGCGGCAGCGCCGGGCGTCGGGCCTGTTCGGCGCGGCGGAGCGCATCCTCCAGGGCGTGCAGCGCCGGGCGAAGTCGTTCAAGGCGGACGACGAGCTGAACGCCTACTTCGCGTCCGACGCGATGATCCTCAAGCTGCGGCAGCTGGCGGAACAGCTGCTGGCGCTCCAGGACAGCGTCCGCGCGGATGAAGTCCTGTCGCGCGTGAAGGCCGCGAAGCAGGACGCCCTGCGCGCGCTGCGCGACAAGCAGGACCTGTTCGAGGGCGGCGAAGGCCTCATCAAGCTGGGGCCCTACCGCTTCCACGTCAACACCCAGCCGCTGGAGCTGACGCTGGTGCCGCGCGACGGCGCGCTGTACCTCCAGCTCACCGGCTCCGACTACACCCAGAAGGTGGAGGACCCGGAGCTGCTGAAGTACCGCGACCTCTGGGACCAGCACCTGGTGTCCGAGACGCGCGACGTGTACCGCGCGGAGTACCTGGCCGCCGGGCTGCTGATGGACGCGGAGGAGGGCAGGGGCGGCCTCACGCCCGCGGCGCTATACGAGGCTGGCGCGCAGGGGCAGCTCCTGGAGCGCGTGCGAGCGTACGCGGCGGACCGCTTCGACGAGGGCTATGAGCGCGGCGTCCACGACGCGGACGCGGCGGCCATCCTGGAGAAGCTGCTCGCGCTGCACCAGGGCGCGGGCCTGCTGCGCTTCGCCCCGGTGCCTCGCGCCTGGGCCGCGCTCTACTGGGCCTTCGACGGGGACGACGCGCTCCGGGGCGTGTTCCACCGGCGCGCGCGGAGCCTGGCCCGGCTGCGGCAGGCGTTCGACACCGGCGCGGAGCTGGTGGCGCTGGGGGATGAGCTGGGAGAGCGCGTGCTCGCGTTCCTCCAGGGGCATGGCCTCACGGCTTCGGCCGCGGAGGGCCGGCAGGCGGGCCGCTACCTCGTGGAGGAGCTGGCGGTGGACCGCCCGCGCTTCACCACCAGCCGCGAGGCGCTGGCGCTGAAGGACGCGTTCCTCGCGCACCTGGACCGCCACGGTTCGCGCGCCGCGTTCGACGACGACCTGCGCGGCCTGGAGAAGAACCTGCCGGAGCGCCTGCGCATCGCCCGCGCCTGGGTGGACGCGTTCCTCGCGAAGCGCGAGGGCGGCCCGGGTGAGGCGGCCCACGTCGCGCTGGAGACGGCGGTGGTGCTCGTCACGGAGCGCAAGCTGGACCGCGAGACGGCGGGCGCCATCACCGCCACGGAGGCCACGGGCCTGCTGGGCAGCCACCCGCGCATCCAGGATCGCAAGCTGTCCCTGCGCCTGGACGAGTTCCTGGCGCGGCTGGGCGAGTTCCGCCAGGTGCGCGTGCCCATGTACGTGACCTACCGGGCGTACCTGCGCGACCTGCTGGACCGCGAGCGGCGCAAGCTGCGGCTGGAGGAGCTGACGCCCAAGGTGCTCACGAGCTTCGTGCGCAACCGGCTCATCGACGAGGTGTACCTGCCGCTCATCGGCGCGAACCTGGCGAAGCAGCTGGGCGCGGCGGGCGAGGGCAAGCGCACGGACCGCATGGGCATGCTGCTGCTCATGTCGCCGCCGGGCTACGGCAAGACGACGCTGATGGAGTACGTGGCCAGCCGCCTGGGCCTCACCTTCGTGAAGGTGAACGGGCCGGCGCTGGGCCACTCCGTGAAATCGTTGGATCCGTCGGAGGCGCCCAACGCCACCGCGCGGCAGGAGGTGGAGCGCATCAACCTGTCCTTCGAGATGGGCAACAACGTGATGCTCTACCTCGACGACATCCAGCACACGGACCCGGAGCTGCTCCAGAAGTTCATCTCCCTGTGCGACGGCCAGCGCCGCGTGGAGGGCGTCTGGAATGGCCAGACGCGCACGTATGACCTGCGCGGCAAGAAGTTCTGCGTGGTGATGGCGGGCAACCCGTACACGGAGACGGGCGAGCGCTTCCGCATCCCGGACATGCTCGCGAACCGCGCGGACACGTACAACCTGGGTGACATCCTGGACGGCAAGGAGGAGCTGTTCGCCCTCAGCTACCTGGAGAACGCGCTCACCTCCAACCCGGTGCTCGCGCCGCTGGCCACGCGCGACCCGCAGGACGTGCACCGCCTCATCCGCATGGCGAAGGGCGAGGAGGTCCCCTCGGGCGAGCTGAAGCACGGCTACGCGGCGGCGGAGCTCCAGGAGATCATCGCCGTCTTCCAGCGGCTGTTCCGCGTGCAGCAGGTGCTGCTCAAGGTCAACCTCCAGTACATCGCGTCCGCCGCGCAGGACGAGCGCTTCCGCACGGAGCCGCCGTTCAAGCTGCAGGGCAGCTACCGCAACATGGGCAAGCTGGCGGAGAAGGTCGTCTCCGCGATGACGGACGACGAGCTGGAGCGCCGCATCGATGACCACTACCAGGGCGAATCCCAGACGCTCACCACCGCCGCCGAGCAGAACCTGCTCAAGCTCCAGGAGATGCGCGGGCGCCTGACGCCGGAGAAGGCGAAGCGCTGGGAGGAGATCAAGCAGGGCTTCGCCCGCGTGAAGCGCATGGGGGGCAAGGAGGACGACCCCGTGGCGCGTGTCACCGGACAGCTGGGCGCCATCGAGGAGCAGCTGGGCTCCGTGCGCGACGCGGTGGTGCAGGCCGCCGCGCAGGTGAACGCCCCCAGCGACGAGACGCCCGTGGCCCCGCACCTGGAGGCCCTGCGCGAGGCCGTCCTGGAGGTGGCCCGCGTGGGCCGCGAGGCCGCCCAGAAGCCGCCGGTGCAGGTCTCCGTCCCGGCGCCGCAGGTCGTCCCCCCGGCGCTGCCCCAGGCTCCTGCCACGGACCTGGCCCCGTACCTCAAGCACCTGGCGCAGCTGCTCAAGGCCCTCACGGAGCGAGTGGCCGCCCAGGCGGAGGAGGCGCCCACGCTGCGCAACGCGCCCATGCCCCAGGCGCCCGCGCCGGACTTCGGCCCATACATGGCGCAGCTCTCCAAGGCCATCACGGCGCTGGCGGACCGGCCGGTGTCGGTGTCTCTGCCCACCCCCGCGGAGTCGCTCCAGCGCGCCGCGAACGGCCCGTCACCGGCGGAGCTCAGCCGGCAGATTGAACTGGTGGAGGGGGCGCTGCTGCCCCTGGAGCGCGCCGCCCGCCGCAACGTGCAGGGCGAGGGCGAGGGCATCAAGGCGCTCCAGGTCTGGCAGGGCGTCACCGAGGCCCTGGAGCTCTTGCGCGGCATGCTGCGCCGCTAG
- a CDS encoding DNA topoisomerase IB, with protein sequence MTQLERLRQEGHRRLGTMKRGFRYVDAKGRPVSHAERERIDALRLPPAWTDVAISPKASARLQAVGRDGAGRWQYRYSEAHTQKQRDAKYQRIVGFAQALPKMRRQVSKDLRKRGLGRERVLAGMLRILGTCFIRPGSERYAEEHGSFGLATLRARHVKVHGDTVVFDYPGKSGVRQHRELKDRRVATLVRQLLKVPGRDVFKFVIDDGAVVDVRRRHINEYIQQVMGPGYSAKDFRTWAGTLICACALARARERVKEDGKGGPVKKTVLKKSMVAAVREASEQLGNTPAVAKASYIYPSVLVLFERGQVVDRYFHSVDELAAGAGEGMHCSEKALLHMLGKSKGGVKQAAV encoded by the coding sequence ATGACGCAGTTGGAGCGACTGCGGCAGGAGGGCCACCGCCGTCTGGGGACGATGAAGCGCGGCTTCCGCTACGTGGACGCGAAGGGCCGGCCGGTGTCTCACGCGGAGCGGGAGCGCATCGACGCCCTGCGGCTGCCGCCCGCCTGGACGGACGTGGCCATCTCGCCCAAGGCCTCCGCGCGCCTCCAGGCGGTGGGCAGGGACGGCGCGGGCCGCTGGCAGTACCGCTACAGCGAGGCGCACACGCAGAAGCAGCGCGATGCGAAGTACCAGCGCATCGTGGGCTTCGCGCAGGCGCTGCCCAAGATGCGCCGTCAGGTGAGCAAGGACCTGCGCAAGCGAGGCCTGGGCCGTGAGCGGGTGCTGGCGGGGATGCTGCGCATCCTGGGCACCTGCTTCATCCGTCCGGGGAGCGAGCGCTACGCGGAGGAGCACGGCAGCTTCGGGCTGGCCACGCTGCGGGCGCGGCACGTGAAGGTGCATGGCGACACGGTGGTGTTCGACTACCCGGGCAAGTCCGGCGTGCGGCAGCACCGCGAGCTCAAGGACCGGCGCGTGGCGACGCTCGTGCGGCAGCTGTTGAAGGTGCCCGGGCGTGACGTCTTCAAGTTCGTGATCGACGACGGCGCGGTGGTGGACGTGCGGCGCCGGCACATCAACGAGTACATCCAGCAGGTGATGGGCCCGGGCTACAGCGCGAAGGACTTCCGCACCTGGGCCGGCACGCTCATCTGCGCGTGCGCGCTGGCGCGGGCCCGCGAGCGCGTGAAGGAGGATGGCAAGGGCGGCCCGGTGAAGAAGACCGTGCTCAAGAAGAGCATGGTGGCCGCGGTGCGAGAGGCCTCCGAGCAGTTGGGCAACACGCCCGCGGTCGCGAAGGCGTCGTATATCTACCCGTCCGTGCTCGTCCTCTTCGAGAGGGGCCAGGTGGTGGACCGCTACTTCCACTCCGTGGACGAGCTGGCGGCGGGCGCGGGTGAAGGCATGCACTGCTCGGAGAAGGCGCTGCTGCACATGCTGGGCAAGTCGAAGGGCGGCGTGAAGCAGGCGGCTGTGTAA